From Ficedula albicollis isolate OC2 chromosome 5, FicAlb1.5, whole genome shotgun sequence, one genomic window encodes:
- the FADD gene encoding FAS-associated death domain protein, which yields MDFPSGRLGQDAEIPRARPVPGAGPGAVSPFLSLLNSISSGLSDAELSEMKFLCRDKIGKRKLDAVQSGRELFSILMEQQLIAHDNLELLRKLLQHIRRDDLQSQVVHFEEEEPHAPDNQPDGHEKRLLKAAVKVICDSVGREWKKLMRELGMAEVKLDRIAALHPYNLYEQLVQALREWQLWKGKDAKVGDLIKALRNCNLNLVADLVEEKISQLNMEPDEKGIKL from the exons ATGGATTTCCCCTCCGGAAGGTTGGGACAGGATGCCGAAATCCCCCGCGCGCGGCCTGTGCCGGGCGCGGGCCCCGGCGCCGTGAGTCCTTTCCTGAGCCTGCTGAACTCCATCTCCTCGGGTCTGTCGGACGCGGAGCTCTCCGAAATGAAGTTCCTGTGCCGCGACAAAATTGGGAAGCGAAAGCTTGATGCGGTGCAAAGCGGCCGGGAGCTCTTCAGCATCctgatggagcagcagctgatcGCGCACGACAACCTGGAATTGCTgagaaagctgctgcagcacatccgCAGGGACGATTTGCAGTCACAGGTGGTTCATTTCGAAGAGGAAGAACCTCATGCGCCTGATAATCAGCCAGATGGGCATGAAAAAC GTCTCCTGAAAGCAGCTGTTAAAGTCATATGTGACAGTGTTGGGAGAGAGTGGAAGAAGCTGATGCGAGAACTCGGGATGGCAGAGGTGAAGCTGGACAGGATAGCGGCACTCCATCCATATAACTTGTATGAACAGCTTGTTCAGGCACTTCGGGAGTGGCAGTTGTGGAAGGGGAAGGATGCAAAGGTGGGTGACTTAATAAAAGCCCTCCGGAACTGCAACCTGAATTTGGTGGCAGACCTGGTTGAAGAGAAGATCTCACAGCTGAACATGGAACCAGATGAAAAGGGTATAAAACTATGA